From a single Phaenicophaeus curvirostris isolate KB17595 chromosome 8, BPBGC_Pcur_1.0, whole genome shotgun sequence genomic region:
- the LRRC42 gene encoding leucine-rich repeat-containing protein 42 produces the protein MSYCLHSGSHLDTGPIYVRENGKLHVVNQGAGGIQNVTPKTRPFRLFPRGFSVELCMNREDDRARRQRTDHFIFTYTKEGNLRYSAKSLFSLVLGYISDNVDHIDSLIGFPEQIAEKLFSAAEARQKFTEPVTGLRALQKFTEAYGNLVLCSLCLRNRYLVISEKLEEIKSFRELTCLDLSCCKLGDEHELLEHLTKEALSSVKRLLLKDNLLSDAGLRRMTAPVRVLKKGLENLLVLDLSCNPKITDVGIGYLLSFKKLNCLDISGTGLKDVNAVIKRIQTRIGLVHSKVPLKEFDHSNCKTEGWAEQTVLQWEQAVMEAIKPQDDLRSRTAALRFYGKAHRIEEVVKCKMVEPETKASGNLQFYKEKVQNCHSPLKKEVAGSHELKNNRKRALAEQDRERTSKQKHLCLTVEDWDLLNTY, from the exons ATGTCGTACTGTCTCCACTCAGGAAGCCATTTGGATACCGGGCCAATATACGTGCGTGAAAATGGGAAGCTGCACGTGGTAAATCAGGGTGCAGGCGGCATACAGAATGTCACCCCCAAAACAAGACCTTTTAGGCTCTTTCCCAGAGGATTTTCAGTGGAGCTTTGTATGAACAGGGAGGACGATAGGGCAAGGAGGCAGAGGACTGATCATTTCATCTTCACGTACACTAAGGAGGGGAACCTCCGGTACTCGGCTAAGTCTCTCTTCAGCCTAGTGCTGGGTTACATTTCTGACAATGTTGATCACATTGACTCATTGAttggtttcccagagcagatcGCTGAAAAGCTCttttcagctgcagaagcaaGACAAAAGTTCACAGAACCAGTAACAGGATTGAGAGCTTTACAGAAGTTCACTGAAGCGTATGGCAATTTGGTGCTATGTTCATTGTGCTTGCGGAACAG aTACCTGGTTATCTCTGAAAAGctagaagaaattaaatctttCCGGGAGCTGACGTGTTTGGATCTCTCCTGTTGTAAACTTGGAGATGAACATGAACTGCTGGAACATCTCACCAAGGAGGCTCTGTCTAG CGTAAAACGGCTTCTCCTGAAAGACAACTTGTTATCAGATGCAGGTCTTCGCAGAATGACAGCACCAGTACGAGTACTGAAAAAGGGTCTTGAGAATCTTTTGGTGTTAGACTTGTCTT GTAACCCTAAAATCACAGATGTTGGAATTGGATACcttctttctttcaagaaatTGAATTGCTTGGACATTTCTGGGACAGGTCTCAAG GACGTTAATGCTGTCATTAAGCGGATCCAAACACGGATAGGCCTGGTTCACTCAAAAGTGCCTCTGAAAGAATTTGACCATAGTAACTGCAAAACAGAGGGATGGGCAGAACAG ACAGTTTTGCAGTGGGAGCAGGCAGTTATGGAGGCCATCAAGCCACAAGACGACTTGAGATCCAGAACAGCAGCTCTGCGTTTCT aTGGCAAGGCACACAGAATAGAGGAGGTAGTCAAATGCAAGATGGTGGAGCCAGAAACAAAAGCATCTGGAAACTTGCAGTTTTATAAGGAAAAGGTTCAAAATTGCCATTCACCTTTGAAAAAGGAGGTTGCAGGCAGCCACGAATTAAAGAACAATAGAAAAAGAGCCTTGGCTGAACAAGACAGAGAAAGGACTTCCAAACAGAAGCATCTGTGCCTCACTGTGGAGGACTGGGACTTGTTAAACACCTACTGA